AAATTCTCTAGTTTGAAAAATTAAAGCTAACAACAATTATGTTCTTCAATATAATATTTCGAAAATGGCATCTATCACAAGGTCgtgaaaacaaatttttattGTTCAAAAAATTTAACCTTTCCCATTTTATATTAAAGCCTAATAACAATAGAAAACCTAAGCATATCCTTTACGAGGCTAGATTTATCTGTGAGTTTATAGATCATATGCTATTTTATTGAaattataatgaaaataaagatttagaCATGTGTTTTCAAAACTTGATCGAACCGCTCGGCTCGATCGGGAACCGATCACATGTCAGATTCGGAAAATGCTAAAAACATAAGATTTAAATTTCAATGGAACTGATTTTgttattcttttaatttttctaaatcattttaaatatattaaaattttaactgtaattttatttaaaaaaaatatttataaatcttttttaaaatatttatacaaGTAATTGTAGTATAACTCTAATaaatttaaagattaagtttataaattaatcaatatagaAATAATATGTGATATATAAATTTTCCGGgtgcaaatttttattttttacgaAAACTAAATATTTGTAAAGTGTTTGCATTTACTCGGATTCGAATGTGTACCAGAAAAGAATCACACACAGACAGAGGTATATATGTGTGTGAAGTATCTGTAGAATCTTCGTAAAAATTAAGCATTGAAATCCCTCTCTCTGGAAGAAAAATGGCCGAGGGCTCGTCTCGCGGCAGCCTGAAGCGTTCGTTTGTGGAAGACGATGAATCCGAGAAACCAGCGTAATCAACTCCCTACCTTTCTATGCGGTGTATCCACATTTATATATGTGCGTCAAGGTTGTGTTTTTAGATTCACAATTAAACGGTCGCGGTTCGAGTTGGGGTAACAGAATTTTTCTCTTTCTTATAGCGTGTAAAAGAGTTTTCAGCCCTGATTTGGCGTTAGGGTTATTTGTTTCCTAGGTTTGGCAGAATCTACGCGGGGTAAAGTGAGGTGTTTCAGTTTTTGTTGTGTGAATCTTGAAGTGTTTTTTCCGTTTGGGGCTGCTCTTGCTGGGCCCGCTGTGTGAACCTCTTCTTTGCATGGATTAGTGACAAATATACGATCTTTGTATGATATGCTGAGTTTTGTTGGTCCCGGTCCTGTTCCGAAACGAGAGTTTAGTTGACTGGGACGCTTGATAGTAGCTATTTGATTGTTTATTTACTATTGTGATGTTCGCTGatctttcttttgattttcaacCATTGTTTCTCTGTTCTCTTTTCAGATTCTGGtaaattttttgtgtttttttgttGGTGTTAAATTGTTCAGGGAGAAAAGAGTGAGGTTTCCAAAGGGTAAGAAGATTAAGCAGGGAGATTATGTGATAGATTCGGCTATTGAAGATGTTCCTAGTGGAAAAGAGGCCCGCCTTGCTGCCAAAGATCGCGCAATGCGGCGAACTAAAATTAATGCTGAGCTTCTCcacgatgaaaacaatgatTTAGTGCCTGACATAAGAAAAGCTGAAGTCCAATACAAGGTAtgcttttcaatttttttattgagTATTACCTAGTGTTGTGCTTACTAGCACCCCGACAATCCTGGCAGTCTTCATTTAATCTTATACCGAAGTATTGCATTTGGCTTTTTAAATCTTGTGGTTGCTGAATTTGCTCACTCTCTTTCATCTATTAAGCTCTTATTAACTATTTTTACCATGCATTTACCTCTTGACTATTCACGCCAATAATATGTACCCGTCCCACACAAGATCTTCTAGATTAATTTTGGTTTTCATAATTGTCATTGGCATCAGAAAATGTGTGAATGACAGGAAGTCATTTTTGGCAGGACAATGAAACATTTGTTGATGAAGGAGTATCGATAGAGCCTTTTAACCTGGAGAAAGAGAGAGAAGATGGATACTTTGATGAAAACGGAAATTATGTTGAATACATAGATCAGAATGAGATCAAGGTAATGTTCTTATTAAAACTACTGAAATCAAGGCAATAACTTATCATATTCAATCATCTGGTTGCTTATGGTTTTTGTGTAAATATTTGCAGGATGCATGGCTTGATAGCGTTGACGTTTACGAAAAATATACTGGAAAGGCATCTATTCCAGAAAGTAATGATGATAAACCTCGTGACCTTTCAACAGATGAGCTCGCAGAAATAAATAGGCGAATTGCTGATGTTCTTGAGCCTGGAGAAACGGTGAACTTTTATCACCATTCCTTGTTTTTCATTGATAACCTATTATGCTATGGATAGGTAGCAGATCATGAGGCATAACTTGAACATAAACTCATGAGTGTTATTCCTTTCCAGATAATAAGTTGTACAGATAGCATGACAATGGAGATgccttttttttaattttttttgttcataTCATTTCTTAGAATGAGAGATTTGGAATTTAGTGAAAAATACATAATGTTGTGGTTGAGTTTAATTGTGTTTAAAGTCATTGAATGTTTTTTCTTAAGCTCAATATCAGCCATATATTCTTGATAGGTTCTGCGAGGTTTGAGGAGATTAAAGGGGACCCCAACTGATAAGAAGCTGAAAATGTCTGCAGAAACTAAACAGCTGTTTGATCAGCTGACTGAAGATGCTGCTAAATTGATGGATAATGGAGATTACAGTTAATTTTGCTCTTCAAATTTTCTTATAGAATATTTATTGTGAGATACATGCAGATTCCATTGTTATTCATAGTTATATGTGATTGCTGGCCCCTTTGTTATTGCAGATGTGTACGAGGAAAAACAAGAAAGTTTCCAGCGGGAAGCAGGTATATATTGTTACTCAACGCATTTAGATGCAAGTTTCATGGAAAGAGTTCCCCTCTAAATTAAGATTTAGCTGGATGTATTCCTTTTTCATAGATTTGCTCGGTTTCCAGTTATGATTGGGGTGATATTTCAGGTTgtttatttctttaattttaagaAGAGATGTTTTATCTTAATTTTTTATGCGCGAGGTTCAAACCCCCTGATACCTCCCCAAGAAAATATATTCAAAGAAAATTTGTTTATTTCCCCATTAAAAGACAGAAAAACATAAAATGACAATTGGACGTTAACTTATATACTCTAGGGTTGATATTCTAGTAATTAAGAAGGATTTTTTTGATTAAAGCAACTtcttttattaattattgacTTTTCGGGTGTTATTGGCATTCGTAGTGACTTCAGCTTTTCCAATGGAATTTGTGTGTTCGTCAGCTACATATGGAATTGACCTCTATTATACCCTGTTAACTATTTCCAGAGGGATACGAGAAGTTAGCTGTGGCAAGGAGGAATGGAGTTTCAGTAGACATGGGCCGGGATAAATCTGATGACCTTTTTGACATGTTTGCGGATGATAATGG
This sequence is a window from Primulina tabacum isolate GXHZ01 chromosome 17, ASM2559414v2, whole genome shotgun sequence. Protein-coding genes within it:
- the LOC142531280 gene encoding uncharacterized protein LOC142531280, encoding MAEGSSRGSLKRSFVEDDESEKPAEKRVRFPKGKKIKQGDYVIDSAIEDVPSGKEARLAAKDRAMRRTKINAELLHDENNDLVPDIRKAEVQYKDNETFVDEGVSIEPFNLEKEREDGYFDENGNYVEYIDQNEIKDAWLDSVDVYEKYTGKASIPESNDDKPRDLSTDELAEINRRIADVLEPGETVLRGLRRLKGTPTDKKLKMSAETKQLFDQLTEDAAKLMDNGDYNVYEEKQESFQREAEGYEKLAVARRNGVSVDMGRDKSDDLFDMFADDNGTAVAENPASAGSASVSVQSSESGDLQNDYVYDESSGYYYSSSSGYYYDPSSGYYCSAVSGKWYSYNEESGTYEEIPQEADVLTVS